The following are encoded together in the Hominilimicola fabiformis genome:
- a CDS encoding Y-family DNA polymerase, whose protein sequence is MEKSYIAIDLKAFYGSVECVERGLDPLTTNLVVADESRTQKTICLSVTPSLKKYGLSGRARLFEVIQKVKAANAKRLNYADGRVFSGSSHNDIELNQNSNLEISYIVASPRMAHYVEYSTRIYNIYLKYIAPEDIHVYSIDEVFIDVTGYLNTYGMTAHELAMKMIKDVLSETGITATAGIGTNLYLAKIAMDIVAKHVEPDENGVRIAQLDEMSYRRLLWNHRPLTDFWRVGRGYLKKLEKIGLMTMGDIACCSIGKKTDYYNEDLLYKMFGINAELLIDHAWGYEPCTMADIKAYKPSNNSIGSGQVLHCPYDFNKAKLIVREMADLLALDLVDKGLVTDQIVLTVGYDIENLNTADKRKAYKGEVTTDYYGRKVPKHAHGTINLEQKTSSTKDIVNAAMKLYDRIVNKDMFIRRAYIVANHVIDEKTVMKPAFEQLDLFTDYEEVKKQRATEEKERQDEKNVQKAILDIKKKYGKNAIIKGMNLAEGATTIERNGQIGGHKS, encoded by the coding sequence ATGGAAAAATCATATATTGCAATAGATTTGAAAGCATTTTATGGCTCAGTAGAATGCGTTGAGCGCGGTCTTGACCCTCTGACAACAAATCTTGTAGTGGCGGATGAGAGCCGTACACAGAAAACAATTTGTCTTTCAGTTACGCCTTCGCTAAAAAAATATGGTCTATCAGGCAGAGCAAGACTTTTTGAAGTAATTCAAAAGGTGAAAGCCGCTAATGCTAAGCGTTTAAATTATGCTGACGGACGCGTTTTTAGTGGTTCATCACATAATGATATTGAACTCAATCAAAACTCGAATCTTGAAATTTCGTATATTGTCGCATCTCCGAGAATGGCGCATTATGTAGAATACAGTACGCGGATTTATAACATTTATCTCAAATATATTGCGCCGGAGGATATACATGTATATTCCATTGACGAGGTGTTTATTGACGTTACTGGTTATCTCAATACATATGGAATGACAGCTCACGAGCTTGCAATGAAAATGATTAAAGATGTTCTGTCGGAAACGGGTATTACGGCAACCGCAGGTATAGGCACAAACTTGTATCTTGCGAAGATTGCAATGGATATTGTAGCAAAGCACGTTGAGCCAGACGAGAACGGTGTGCGGATTGCTCAGTTAGATGAAATGTCATATCGCAGACTGCTATGGAATCATAGACCGCTCACTGATTTCTGGCGTGTCGGTAGAGGATATTTAAAGAAATTAGAGAAAATCGGTTTAATGACAATGGGCGATATTGCCTGCTGTTCGATAGGAAAGAAAACTGATTACTATAACGAGGATTTACTGTATAAGATGTTCGGGATTAACGCGGAGCTTCTCATAGACCACGCATGGGGCTATGAACCGTGTACTATGGCAGATATAAAAGCATATAAGCCGAGTAATAACAGTATTGGCTCGGGACAGGTATTGCATTGTCCGTATGATTTTAATAAGGCAAAGCTCATTGTTCGGGAAATGGCGGATTTGCTTGCGCTTGATTTGGTGGATAAAGGGTTGGTGACAGACCAAATTGTTTTAACAGTGGGATATGATATAGAAAACTTGAATACTGCTGATAAGAGAAAAGCATATAAAGGTGAGGTTACTACAGATTATTACGGAAGAAAAGTCCCAAAGCATGCACACGGTACAATAAATCTGGAGCAGAAAACATCTTCCACAAAAGATATAGTAAATGCTGCTATGAAGCTATATGACAGAATAGTTAATAAGGATATGTTTATCAGACGTGCATATATTGTGGCTAATCACGTTATTGATGAAAAAACCGTGATGAAGCCTGCTTTTGAACAGCTTGATTTATTTACAGATTATGAAGAGGTCAAAAAACAGAGGGCGACAGAGGAAAAAGAACGTCAGGATGAAAAGAATGTCCAGAAAGCCATTCTTGATATAAAAAAGAAATACGGTAAAAACGCCATTATAAAGGGAATGAACCTTGCAGAAGGCGCTACTACGATTGAGCGCAACGGGCAGATTGGAGGTCATAAGTCTTGA
- the dnaN gene encoding DNA polymerase III subunit beta, translating into MKVTINRNVLFDYLKSMIRIVPQTHSQMELRGFLVECNEDDGFMYITASNIETSIKRKFKANIEEGGSFVVSARMFLNITDRMSGDNIILEYNGKLLGIKSGNCRYDIPVIEARNYPQINIPYPDSLLKIKGICSLYSKTSVSVGSDDKKPSLTGIHLDIYSDTVRAASCDISRLTVTENKCECGGKLSVTIPKQSFFYLASAVEDKDELQIGLSDGKVVFVKPDMLFSTRIIYEPFLDISRLLEAKDKKLVARVKADDMQTMIETVSMIANFGEDVAPVTMKFNENSIHISVESTEASTEVDIPAEITDGAGREFYYNAKHFTDMAKVIKTEADIHLTNGGILYVSNGLSEYMLVNTRKREVKRKVKKTVSKAKKAA; encoded by the coding sequence ATGAAAGTAACAATTAACAGAAACGTCTTGTTTGACTATCTAAAATCTATGATAAGGATTGTTCCGCAGACGCATTCACAGATGGAACTTAGAGGATTTCTGGTGGAATGTAACGAGGACGACGGTTTTATGTATATTACAGCAAGCAATATTGAAACTTCAATAAAACGCAAATTCAAGGCTAATATTGAGGAAGGCGGAAGTTTTGTTGTAAGCGCACGGATGTTCTTGAATATTACAGACCGTATGAGCGGTGATAATATTATTCTGGAGTATAACGGCAAACTGCTCGGTATAAAAAGCGGTAATTGTCGTTACGACATTCCTGTGATTGAAGCGAGGAATTATCCGCAAATCAATATTCCATATCCCGATAGCTTGTTAAAAATCAAGGGTATATGCAGTTTGTATTCCAAAACATCTGTTTCAGTTGGAAGTGACGATAAAAAGCCGTCATTAACAGGAATACATTTGGATATATATTCGGATACGGTGAGAGCCGCGTCATGTGATATAAGTAGATTGACTGTTACGGAAAACAAATGCGAGTGTGGCGGAAAGCTGTCTGTTACTATTCCCAAACAGTCATTTTTTTATTTGGCAAGCGCAGTAGAGGATAAGGATGAGCTTCAAATCGGACTAAGTGACGGGAAAGTGGTATTTGTAAAACCGGACATGTTGTTTTCAACGAGAATAATATATGAGCCGTTTCTTGACATTAGCCGTCTTTTAGAGGCAAAGGATAAAAAGCTTGTTGCCAGAGTAAAGGCGGACGATATGCAGACTATGATAGAAACTGTATCAATGATTGCAAATTTCGGTGAAGATGTTGCACCTGTGACAATGAAATTCAATGAAAACAGCATACATATTTCAGTAGAAAGCACAGAAGCCTCAACTGAGGTAGACATTCCGGCAGAAATCACAGACGGCGCAGGACGCGAGTTTTACTATAACGCTAAGCATTTCACGGATATGGCGAAAGTAATTAAAACAGAGGCGGATATTCATTTAACAAACGGCGGAATTTTATACGTTTCCAATGGCTTGAGTGAGTATATGCTTGTGAATACGCGCAAACGTGAAGTAAAGCGTAAGGTTAAGAAAACAGTGTCAAAAGCTAAAAAGGCTGCGTAA
- a CDS encoding NADAR family protein yields the protein MISDFRGEYAFLSNFADSPLYYKGLKFANAEAAFQAQKATDLQTKESFCSMRAIVAKKTGKKIELISDWEKVKLSVMFEVVFAKFSQNEELKQKLLATGNEELVEGNNWGDTFWGMVNEVGENHLGKILVKVRTALRITELLATDLRKM from the coding sequence ATGATTAGTGATTTTAGAGGAGAATATGCTTTTTTAAGTAATTTTGCTGACAGTCCTTTATATTATAAAGGATTGAAGTTTGCCAATGCAGAGGCAGCTTTTCAGGCACAAAAGGCAACAGACCTGCAGACAAAGGAGAGTTTTTGTTCTATGCGGGCGATAGTTGCTAAAAAAACAGGCAAAAAGATAGAACTGATTTCCGATTGGGAAAAAGTAAAGCTTTCTGTTATGTTTGAGGTTGTTTTTGCAAAATTCTCTCAGAATGAAGAACTAAAACAGAAGTTGCTTGCGACAGGAAATGAGGAATTAGTCGAAGGCAATAACTGGGGCGATACATTCTGGGGTATGGTAAACGAAGTTGGTGAAAATCATCTCGGCAAAATACTTGTAAAAGTCCGCACAGCTTTGCGTATAACGGAGCTGCTTGCAACAGACCTGCGGAAAATGTAA
- a CDS encoding YolD-like family protein: protein MNTENHSNKYDDIINLPHHKSITHSHMSMIDRAAQFSPFAALPCYGDAVKETARITDAKIELDESEKALINEKLLMIAEHLDNKPLVSITYFNPDTKKKGGEYLTITGTVKKLDVYNNQIKMTDGTTVKFDDIISVESDLFTELL from the coding sequence TTGAATACAGAGAATCATTCCAATAAATATGATGATATTATAAATCTGCCGCATCATAAATCTATTACACATTCGCACATGTCTATGATTGACCGTGCGGCGCAGTTTTCGCCATTCGCTGCGCTTCCGTGCTATGGAGACGCGGTAAAGGAAACAGCGCGGATTACAGATGCTAAAATAGAGCTTGACGAAAGCGAAAAGGCTTTAATAAATGAAAAATTGCTTATGATTGCTGAACATTTGGATAATAAGCCGTTGGTATCAATAACATATTTTAACCCTGATACGAAAAAAAAGGGCGGCGAATACCTGACAATTACAGGAACGGTAAAAAAGCTTGATGTATATAACAATCAGATTAAGATGACCGATGGAACGACAGTTAAATTTGACGATATTATCAGTGTGGAAAGTGATTTGTTTACGGAATTGTTATAA
- a CDS encoding VWA domain-containing protein gives MYFKSIEDILNSGILSERISEGFSDNVLKSTRLEREIFRDIRDKTPEIKEFETEGRQYLSSIKQLINDVFQAFYTITPKMLDDEDLSPTAKKVNKVILSCLLTQDEYASRKAVCEGCEMPAMEAAIVFIRNLMPRLNGMAKALSGGDGNMNTMENMAEQCAELHKQLKQEMKKPSPSEKKAVNLANRLKSKREQYAYLQKQADRSANVNRRKLQTVIVSALTQAMDSAETIRFVLLSWGNGDMNMPKNEFNSELLERVSKSEKLAYVAKFLGRYKDIYSNKKKNGYEFGRGEVYDITSGNSISRALTSELSLLSDPKTIPVFARKYQNKQLKQYRRREPISKGKGDIIVCLDESYSTYGDNQAWGMAMAMILLQICHDNKRNFALIHFSDKIKTHIFPADDTYMRERMFEASETFLGGNTDFEMPLNKAMDLIQDGDWKDADIVFITDGNSNISNEFEDKFKEMQSSHKFTVTGILLDKGKNNEFSLKKFCKKIYRTSEMCKDDIELDIMKDRR, from the coding sequence ATGTATTTTAAATCAATAGAAGATATATTAAATTCGGGTATTTTATCAGAAAGAATATCAGAAGGGTTTTCGGATAATGTTCTGAAATCAACACGTCTGGAACGTGAGATATTCCGTGATATTCGTGATAAGACGCCTGAAATTAAAGAATTTGAAACAGAGGGCAGACAGTATCTTTCGTCAATTAAGCAGCTAATCAACGATGTTTTTCAGGCATTTTATACGATTACGCCTAAAATGCTTGATGATGAGGATTTAAGTCCGACAGCAAAGAAGGTGAATAAGGTTATATTGTCCTGCCTTTTGACACAGGATGAGTATGCGTCAAGAAAAGCTGTGTGCGAGGGCTGTGAAATGCCTGCAATGGAGGCGGCGATTGTGTTTATACGCAATCTTATGCCAAGATTAAACGGTATGGCAAAAGCCTTGTCCGGCGGTGACGGAAACATGAATACTATGGAGAATATGGCAGAACAATGCGCCGAGCTTCATAAACAGCTAAAGCAAGAAATGAAAAAGCCATCACCCTCCGAGAAAAAGGCGGTAAACCTTGCAAACAGGCTTAAAAGTAAGCGTGAACAATATGCGTATCTTCAAAAGCAGGCTGACAGGTCGGCTAATGTAAATCGCAGGAAATTACAGACGGTTATTGTGTCAGCGTTGACGCAGGCGATGGATAGTGCAGAAACTATACGCTTTGTGCTGCTAAGCTGGGGAAACGGTGATATGAATATGCCGAAGAACGAGTTTAACTCTGAATTGCTGGAGCGTGTGTCTAAGTCTGAAAAGTTAGCGTATGTAGCTAAGTTCTTGGGACGATATAAGGATATTTATTCCAATAAGAAGAAAAACGGCTATGAGTTCGGACGCGGAGAGGTTTATGATATTACATCAGGCAACAGCATATCAAGGGCGTTGACGTCTGAATTATCATTACTTTCCGACCCGAAAACAATACCCGTATTTGCAAGGAAATATCAGAATAAGCAGCTAAAACAGTACCGCAGACGCGAGCCTATATCTAAAGGCAAGGGTGATATAATCGTATGTCTTGACGAATCGTATTCTACCTACGGCGATAATCAGGCGTGGGGAATGGCTATGGCAATGATACTTTTGCAGATTTGCCATGATAATAAGCGTAATTTTGCGCTGATACATTTCTCCGATAAAATCAAGACGCATATATTTCCTGCAGACGATACATATATGCGTGAGCGAATGTTTGAAGCATCGGAAACCTTTCTCGGCGGCAATACAGACTTTGAAATGCCGCTTAACAAGGCTATGGACTTAATACAGGACGGTGACTGGAAAGACGCTGATATTGTCTTTATAACTGACGGTAATAGCAATATATCCAATGAATTTGAGGATAAGTTCAAGGAAATGCAGTCAAGCCATAAATTTACCGTCACAGGCATTTTGCTTGATAAGGGTAAGAATAATGAGTTTTCACTCAAAAAATTCTGTAAGAAGATATACAGAACGAGCGAGATGTGCAAGGACGATATTGAGCTTGATATTATGAAGGATAGGAGATAA
- a CDS encoding single-stranded DNA-binding protein: MLNQIILMGRLTKDPEVRKIGEKQISKGWFTLAVDRPKYGDAQPQADFIPVVVWRSTAEFVGRNFHKGKQVYVVGRLQTRNWEQDGVTHYGFEVSASEVGFADAPQKQGGQAKGNANTTPNTTDGVPAGDIFGDANGFPDDFPGFGSDFGDEEVDEDTLPF; encoded by the coding sequence ATGTTAAATCAAATTATACTTATGGGTAGATTGACAAAAGACCCCGAAGTGAGAAAAATAGGTGAAAAGCAGATATCAAAGGGCTGGTTTACTCTTGCAGTAGACAGACCGAAATACGGCGATGCACAGCCGCAAGCGGATTTTATACCCGTTGTAGTATGGAGAAGCACGGCGGAATTTGTAGGTCGTAACTTCCACAAAGGCAAGCAGGTATATGTCGTAGGCAGACTGCAGACCAGAAATTGGGAGCAGGACGGTGTGACGCATTATGGCTTTGAAGTATCAGCGAGTGAAGTTGGCTTTGCAGATGCGCCTCAGAAACAGGGCGGACAGGCTAAAGGTAATGCAAATACAACACCCAATACCACTGACGGAGTTCCTGCCGGCGATATTTTTGGAGATGCTAACGGATTTCCTGATGATTTTCCCGGCTTTGGAAGCGATTTCGGTGATGAGGAAGTTGACGAGGACACCTTGCCATTCTAA
- a CDS encoding AAA family ATPase, producing the protein MNNTKIKAVMDEVATEAAERDELIQCIAVALLAKKNLFILGDTGQAKSYCINAFRKRITGAKQFERLMSKQTDEEQLFGRLDLSSIIPGNMPHSELEKDTSYSVKLNEVKKAYEQYEIDGKAESLEKANKLAKELNAIKEIVCAVKDTAPKIITEGKIPDSHIIFLDEIFKSNDGILNSLLTALNERVYTNEGQTMNIPAISFFSASNEIPDFSEPENQILKPLYDRFDLKVVTEYVAEKANRQAILKQKQTPAVNANLTTITLRELCEMQNEVKCIKVPDSINELMDDILCTLRRKEIHISDRKFFNFTPIVQAAAYINGHDTVSVEDLMILKNYFWTTPAERDTISAVLTEICDNPIQSRINDLIAMADEAFEDFQSNSTNNRAFAKARTELVRVFSELQKLECTSDTDRDKVKEANEQLESLSKQVYEQKGFTVVPLRETYEQSA; encoded by the coding sequence ATGAATAACACAAAAATTAAGGCAGTAATGGATGAAGTGGCAACGGAGGCGGCGGAACGCGACGAGCTTATACAGTGTATAGCAGTCGCTTTGCTTGCAAAGAAGAATCTCTTTATACTCGGTGATACGGGACAGGCTAAATCGTATTGCATAAACGCTTTTCGTAAGCGCATAACAGGCGCGAAGCAGTTTGAGCGTCTTATGTCAAAGCAGACGGACGAGGAGCAGTTGTTCGGCAGGCTTGATTTGTCAAGTATTATTCCCGGCAATATGCCTCACAGCGAGCTTGAAAAAGACACATCATACAGCGTGAAGCTTAATGAAGTTAAGAAAGCATATGAGCAGTACGAGATAGACGGAAAGGCTGAAAGTCTTGAAAAAGCGAATAAGCTTGCCAAAGAGCTTAACGCTATAAAGGAAATTGTCTGCGCTGTTAAGGATACCGCCCCTAAAATAATAACGGAGGGCAAGATACCTGACAGCCATATTATATTCCTTGATGAGATTTTCAAGTCAAACGACGGTATTTTAAATTCATTGCTTACGGCGCTTAATGAGCGCGTATATACGAATGAGGGACAGACAATGAATATTCCCGCAATATCGTTTTTCTCGGCAAGTAATGAAATTCCTGATTTCTCCGAGCCGGAGAATCAGATTTTAAAACCGTTATATGACCGTTTTGACCTCAAAGTTGTAACGGAGTATGTTGCGGAAAAAGCAAACAGACAGGCTATTCTGAAGCAGAAACAGACGCCTGCTGTAAATGCTAATCTGACAACGATTACGCTGAGAGAGCTTTGCGAAATGCAGAACGAGGTTAAGTGCATTAAGGTTCCGGACAGTATCAACGAGCTTATGGACGATATTCTGTGTACCTTAAGACGAAAAGAAATACATATTTCTGACCGTAAATTCTTTAATTTTACGCCTATTGTGCAGGCGGCGGCATATATTAACGGACACGATACGGTATCGGTGGAGGATTTGATGATACTCAAAAACTATTTCTGGACAACACCTGCGGAGCGTGACACAATATCCGCTGTGCTGACGGAAATATGCGATAACCCGATACAGAGCCGTATTAACGACCTTATTGCTATGGCAGATGAAGCATTTGAGGATTTTCAGAGTAATAGTACAAACAACCGCGCATTTGCAAAAGCAAGAACGGAGCTTGTACGCGTATTTTCTGAATTACAGAAGCTTGAATGTACGTCTGATACAGACCGCGATAAGGTGAAGGAAGCCAATGAACAGCTTGAAAGTTTAAGCAAACAAGTGTATGAGCAGAAAGGCTTTACTGTTGTACCGCTTAGAGAAACATACGAACAGTCAGCGTAA
- a CDS encoding helicase-related protein — protein MRKLPQLVPIIHHDKDILLKCFSDTLVYHKENGKRSMVAIRFGGYPEQVRGMSDAMYGGIAVEAEIEQHRVIISTQKKQCRRKLSHDGVYAEAMLIALDDEKKDTEEDEEKRKESIKQKKYIFCKENDRDALFEEIDKKISVPLIPEFKDFIIDELIKNEILIPLEVLSIEQSFDAYMLRMRNDEKDVIDIVNRGLASGAISIPNADKSQNDFKDINSVSKYLQEYGTVIAERIKDSFTPLYDPATEDICPILKDINKYLKSHTGYELYPAQLAVAEAVKRRLDEAKVAMIIAECGSGKTKIGSASLAAYQNGKKSFNVVLSPSHVTGKWVREIYETLPNTKAAVIHNITELQAVYKDYTKNNSTVYVILSKERARDGYMKRPAVRYSRGKGAYICPDCGAVIMEELNDDGTKYKVKVNQFFFKKENNKNHKCEECGANLWTAYNPDDYSLRHNKWVKIGNYGYVYRDFAYSHLERTKDKKVIEKLNDIISNPDMIFPALGGYRRYTLSGYIAEHIKEVDGLLCDELHQYKGDSGQGNAMANLVGCSKKVIGMTATLVNGYSSGIFYLLYRIAPNLMLADNKAYDNPTAFNSEYGVTEEVFEVEVSEYNENSRSRGSKVRERQLPGVSPLVYSRFLIESAVFLSLNDMGKALPDYEEIPIELSLSDEVKKEYDRIENALVSIMRNDRKASQKIMSKYLQLLSTYPEQPYNQDPVIHPIYKDKENPIITPRDTAAPEDLSEKDLATLDIVERKVKNGERVLIYTNWVRLDTQEKLKNLLSEKGYITEILRVNIPPDKRETWVEDKVRKGIDVLITNPSLVETGLDLNAFTTLVYYNIGYNLFTFRQSSRRSWRINQTAPRIEVYMLYYKGVMQERALKLMASKLAVATIIEGNLSDEGLAAMSECRDMTTLLAKELTLGIKSEVDDLSEAFKKMAIIHDRTEETQITEADENNVEEVKTDNQEKLKLYIPPVRVHTEVEISVSAAFSSKKRHSKAEYDDPDQISLFDLLAS, from the coding sequence ATGAGGAAACTACCTCAGTTAGTACCGATAATCCATCATGATAAAGACATATTGCTGAAATGTTTTTCTGATACTCTTGTGTATCATAAAGAAAACGGCAAACGCAGCATGGTGGCTATCCGGTTCGGCGGGTATCCTGAGCAAGTCAGAGGTATGAGCGATGCTATGTACGGAGGAATTGCAGTAGAGGCTGAAATTGAGCAGCACCGTGTAATTATCAGTACACAGAAAAAGCAATGCCGCAGGAAGCTGTCACACGACGGTGTGTATGCAGAAGCTATGCTTATAGCTCTTGATGATGAAAAAAAGGATACGGAAGAGGACGAAGAAAAAAGAAAGGAGAGCATAAAACAAAAGAAGTACATTTTTTGTAAGGAAAATGATAGGGATGCGCTGTTTGAAGAAATTGATAAAAAGATTTCTGTACCACTTATTCCCGAATTTAAGGATTTCATCATTGATGAGCTTATCAAAAACGAAATACTGATACCGCTTGAAGTTTTGTCAATAGAACAGAGCTTTGACGCGTATATGCTTCGTATGCGTAATGATGAAAAGGACGTTATTGATATTGTGAACAGAGGTCTTGCTTCGGGAGCTATATCAATACCGAATGCAGACAAATCACAAAACGATTTCAAAGACATCAATTCAGTATCAAAATACTTGCAGGAATACGGAACTGTAATTGCAGAACGTATCAAAGATTCGTTTACTCCGTTGTATGATCCTGCAACAGAGGATATATGTCCGATACTGAAAGACATCAACAAATATTTGAAAAGCCATACGGGGTATGAGTTATATCCTGCTCAGCTTGCTGTGGCAGAAGCAGTCAAACGCAGGCTTGATGAAGCAAAGGTTGCAATGATAATTGCAGAATGCGGCAGCGGCAAGACCAAAATCGGCTCGGCATCGCTGGCGGCATATCAGAACGGTAAAAAAAGTTTTAATGTAGTGCTGTCACCATCACATGTTACAGGAAAATGGGTTCGTGAGATTTATGAAACACTTCCAAACACAAAGGCGGCTGTAATTCATAATATTACTGAATTGCAGGCGGTGTATAAGGATTACACCAAAAACAACAGTACAGTATATGTTATTTTGTCAAAGGAACGCGCAAGGGACGGATATATGAAGCGTCCAGCCGTGCGGTACTCCAGAGGAAAAGGCGCATATATATGTCCTGATTGCGGCGCTGTGATAATGGAAGAATTAAACGATGACGGTACTAAGTACAAAGTAAAAGTAAATCAATTCTTTTTTAAGAAAGAAAATAACAAAAATCATAAGTGTGAGGAATGCGGTGCGAATTTATGGACGGCATATAATCCTGATGACTATTCTTTACGTCATAATAAATGGGTGAAGATAGGCAATTACGGGTATGTGTACCGTGATTTTGCGTATTCGCATTTAGAAAGAACTAAGGATAAAAAAGTCATAGAAAAATTGAATGATATTATCTCTAATCCTGATATGATATTTCCGGCGCTCGGAGGATATAGACGCTATACTTTAAGCGGATATATTGCTGAGCATATAAAGGAAGTTGACGGACTTTTATGCGATGAATTACATCAGTACAAGGGCGACAGCGGACAAGGCAATGCAATGGCTAACCTTGTAGGATGCAGTAAGAAAGTCATCGGTATGACGGCAACTCTTGTAAACGGTTATTCAAGCGGTATTTTCTATCTGCTTTACCGTATTGCGCCAAATCTTATGCTTGCTGATAACAAGGCATACGATAATCCTACTGCATTTAACAGCGAGTACGGAGTTACAGAGGAAGTGTTCGAGGTTGAAGTCAGTGAGTACAACGAGAACAGCCGTTCGCGAGGTTCTAAAGTGCGTGAACGTCAGTTACCGGGTGTTTCTCCATTGGTATATTCAAGGTTTCTTATTGAATCGGCGGTGTTCTTATCCCTTAATGATATGGGTAAGGCTTTGCCTGATTATGAGGAAATACCTATTGAATTATCACTGAGTGATGAAGTTAAGAAGGAATATGACAGAATAGAAAATGCACTTGTCAGCATTATGCGTAATGATAGGAAAGCATCACAAAAAATTATGTCAAAATATCTTCAGCTTTTATCGACATATCCCGAACAACCGTATAATCAAGACCCTGTTATACATCCGATTTATAAGGATAAAGAAAATCCAATTATAACACCGAGAGATACAGCAGCACCAGAAGATTTAAGCGAAAAGGACTTAGCAACGCTTGATATTGTGGAGCGCAAGGTCAAAAACGGTGAGCGTGTTCTGATTTATACTAATTGGGTACGGCTTGATACACAGGAAAAACTAAAAAATCTGTTATCCGAAAAAGGATACATAACGGAAATTCTGCGTGTTAATATTCCGCCAGATAAGCGTGAAACATGGGTAGAGGATAAGGTCAGAAAAGGTATTGACGTACTTATAACAAATCCGTCGCTTGTGGAAACAGGCTTGGATTTGAATGCGTTTACAACGCTGGTGTATTACAATATCGGCTATAACTTATTTACTTTCCGTCAAAGCTCACGTCGCTCGTGGCGAATAAATCAGACAGCGCCGCGAATTGAGGTGTATATGCTCTATTATAAAGGAGTTATGCAGGAGCGCGCATTAAAGCTGATGGCGTCAAAATTGGCTGTTGCCACTATTATAGAGGGTAATTTGTCAGACGAAGGTTTGGCGGCAATGAGTGAATGCAGAGATATGACGACTCTTCTTGCTAAGGAATTGACGCTTGGAATTAAATCTGAGGTTGATGATTTATCCGAAGCCTTTAAGAAGATGGCGATAATTCATGACAGAACAGAAGAAACACAAATCACAGAAGCAGACGAAAACAATGTTGAAGAGGTCAAGACAGATAATCAGGAAAAATTGAAGCTGTATATACCGCCTGTAAGAGTTCATACAGAGGTAGAAATCAGTGTTTCAGCCGCATTTTCAAGCAAAAAACGGCATAGTAAAGCTGAATATGATGATCCTGACCAGATTTCGTTGTTTGATTTGCTTGCAAGTTAA
- a CDS encoding helix-turn-helix domain-containing protein, which produces MKTIRELRKEKGMTQEELGNRIGKPKQYISSLENGKRCIESIATVTSCKMAEILGTTVEELVNPPEDINDSEFEWEDGKLVVDNISYDTGLNRVIIENDGLYYAIKGKLSQEIPLNQQLIQVRRHCEFKDLGNTIYMINNCVPRQGFNIEVGREITPSEMQSIREEYNILDDDISDEFIEIKGDVFGDKYKKTYTCVQIKVAESIASELESKLNDKGIEAKNIAVGRVNIRTK; this is translated from the coding sequence TGAAAACCATAAGGGAATTAAGGAAAGAAAAAGGAATGACACAAGAGGAGCTTGGAAACCGAATAGGTAAACCTAAACAGTATATTTCCAGCTTGGAAAATGGAAAACGATGCATTGAAAGCATTGCAACGGTAACATCATGCAAAATGGCTGAAATTCTTGGTACTACGGTAGAAGAACTTGTGAATCCGCCGGAGGATATAAATGATAGCGAATTTGAGTGGGAAGACGGAAAGCTCGTTGTTGATAACATATCTTATGACACAGGATTGAACAGAGTAATCATTGAAAATGATGGATTGTATTATGCTATCAAGGGAAAATTATCACAGGAAATACCGCTTAATCAGCAGTTGATACAAGTGAGAAGACACTGCGAATTTAAAGACCTTGGTAACACAATATACATGATTAATAATTGTGTGCCGAGACAGGGTTTTAACATTGAAGTAGGTCGTGAGATAACGCCATCGGAAATGCAGTCGATACGTGAAGAATATAATATATTAGATGATGATATTTCGGACGAATTTATAGAAATAAAAGGTGATGTATTTGGTGACAAGTACAAAAAGACATATACCTGTGTGCAAATTAAGGTGGCAGAAAGTATTGCATCTGAACTTGAAAGCAAGCTGAATGATAAGGGGATTGAAGCCAAAAACATTGCTGTGGGACGTGTGAATATAAGAACCAAATAG